In Salarias fasciatus chromosome 2, fSalaFa1.1, whole genome shotgun sequence, one genomic interval encodes:
- the LOC115406127 gene encoding immunoglobulin superfamily member 2-like: MLWLSVLFLHRGYALAPVTSVHLGEPANISCALPFAEVSRMELHWYRQRVGDKLQRIVTLWQSTTPKYEPEFSESRWEITVGGNLCNLTITKTVEEDEGTYHCAFVEWINTEWSATYLLVKGHSQRTSHFTVQQSMVSESIVLGEPVTFECSVLSENKVCSGDLSVFWLRGGSQASQPDVIYTDANSWDECGRRSDTQRSCVYRFSKTLTSSDAGIYYCAVATCGQIVFGNGTEMDFKVSGSSSWSQEVYTVIFLLCGVLAVSLTVTVFLIYAIMKTTCEHCKASNNVEMHSGDWRSQQNDEATWIYSAAVFTIMKHRKGSNRLQKAAEREKIFTAVKAFGLDQ, translated from the exons ATGTTGTGGCTCTCTGTGCTTTTTCTCCATCGAGGAT ACGCTCTGGCTCCAGTGACTTCAGTTCATCTTGGAGAACCAGCGAACATTTCATGTGCTTTACCCTTTGCGGAGGTCAGCCGGATGGAGCTCCACTGGTACAGGCAGCGCGTCGGGGATAAACTGCAACGTATTGTGACTCTGTGGCAATCTACGACACCCAAGTATGAGCCTGAGTTTTCAGAGTCCAGATGGGAGATTACCGTGGGTGGAAATCTTTGTAACTTGACCATTACGAAGACCGTTGAAGAGGATGAAGGAACGTATCACTGTGCGTTCGTAGAGTGGATTAACACTGAGTGGAGTGCAACATATTTGTTAGTGAAAG GCCACAGTCAGAGAACGTCACACTTCACCGTTCAGCAGTCGATGGTGTCAGAATCGATCGTCCTCGGAGAACCGGTGACTTTTGAGTGTTCGGTTCTCTCTGAGAACAAAGTGTGTTCAGGAGACCTCAGTGTGTTCTGGCTCAGAGGCGGGTCACAAGCGTCTCAACCAGACGTCATCTACACCGACGCAAACAGCTGGGATGAATGTGGCAGAAGATCTGACACTCAGAGGAGCTGCGTTTATCGTTTCTCTAAAACCCTCACCTCCTCCGATGCTGGGATTTACTACTGCGCCGTGGCCACATGTGGGCAGATAGTATTTGGAAATGGGACTGAAATGGATTTCAAAG TttcaggaagcagctcgtggTCACAGGAAGTCTATACAGTTATTTTTCTACTGTGTGGCGTCTTGGCTGTAAGTCTGACTGTCACCGTCTTCCTCATCTACGCCATCATGAAAACCACGTGTGAGCATTGCAAAG CATCCAATAACGTGGAGATGCACAGTGGTGACTGGAGAAGTCAACAG aaTGATGAGGCCACATGGATTTATTCTGCCGCTGTCTTCACCatcatgaaacacagaaaaggttcaaacaggctccaaaaagcagcagagagagagaaaatcttTACTGCTGTCAAGGCCTTTGGGCTGGATCAGTGA